Proteins from a single region of Acidianus ambivalens:
- a CDS encoding MFS transporter, translating to MRLEWRNVLVSGMGVFTDGYNLYSISLAYYFISSSFHFVNLTLGLIIASSYYGAALSALLFGIIADKQGRKIMYGIDTALMTIGALLQAFSENIPELFVSRLILGMGIGADYVLSPIIVAENARAENRGKLMVITFAFMWGLGAVAAAFVEQMLILLHLPSYIIWRIVLGFGAVPAFSVIFLRRRIYETILFVSRVKPLEKDIKGIEKELGKKLTIVKDTTPFIKRLKSSTLLIIASSILWMLYDMYSSTFSVYGPIVIAGNLGISAIEFTYIAQFAAGIPGQLICMSTIDKVGRKPLIVIGYAGVSFWLMMYFLLLYDPSLFGLHIAIPPNPLYAAKSLVGEAALLGFTFYLLNYLFSAIGPASIIGSAMVTPEIVPTKIRGTGQAISVSADRLSAALVSTAFPLLLAKYGLATMIGIYSLIALISSIITLIFIPETKRKELEMIEKVTSS from the coding sequence ATGAGACTTGAATGGAGGAATGTTCTAGTCTCAGGGATGGGAGTTTTTACTGATGGTTATAATCTTTATTCAATCTCTCTTGCATACTATTTTATTTCCTCTTCTTTTCATTTTGTTAATCTTACTTTAGGTCTCATAATTGCTTCGTCGTATTACGGTGCAGCATTATCAGCATTGCTCTTTGGAATAATAGCAGATAAACAAGGCAGGAAAATAATGTATGGCATAGATACAGCGTTAATGACCATAGGTGCTTTATTACAAGCATTCTCAGAAAATATTCCAGAATTATTCGTATCAAGATTAATACTTGGAATGGGAATAGGCGCAGATTACGTTCTTTCACCGATAATAGTTGCAGAAAATGCTAGAGCAGAAAATAGAGGCAAACTTATGGTTATAACGTTTGCTTTCATGTGGGGATTAGGCGCAGTAGCTGCAGCATTTGTAGAACAAATGTTAATTCTTTTACATTTGCCCTCTTACATAATTTGGAGAATTGTACTAGGATTCGGTGCTGTTCCTGCTTTTTCCGTAATTTTCCTAAGGAGAAGAATATACGAGACTATATTATTCGTAAGTAGAGTAAAGCCGTTGGAAAAAGATATTAAAGGAATAGAAAAAGAGCTTGGTAAGAAACTTACAATAGTCAAAGATACGACTCCTTTCATAAAAAGGCTAAAATCTTCTACTTTGCTTATAATCGCTTCTTCCATTTTGTGGATGCTCTATGACATGTATTCCTCAACTTTTTCGGTTTATGGACCTATAGTTATCGCAGGTAATCTAGGTATTTCTGCTATAGAATTTACTTACATTGCACAATTTGCAGCTGGAATTCCTGGTCAATTAATATGTATGAGCACTATAGACAAGGTAGGAAGGAAACCTTTAATAGTAATCGGATATGCTGGAGTATCTTTCTGGTTAATGATGTATTTTCTCTTACTTTACGATCCTTCTCTTTTTGGTTTACATATAGCAATTCCGCCTAATCCCTTATATGCGGCGAAGTCGTTAGTAGGAGAAGCAGCCTTACTAGGTTTTACTTTCTATCTTTTAAACTATTTATTCTCGGCCATAGGTCCAGCCTCAATAATAGGCTCTGCTATGGTAACCCCAGAGATAGTTCCTACGAAAATTAGAGGTACCGGCCAAGCTATTAGCGTTAGTGCAGATAGATTATCAGCAGCATTAGTTTCTACAGCATTTCCTTTATTATTAGCTAAATATGGATTAGCTACTATGATAGGAATATATTCCTTAATAGCTTTAATTTCAAGTATAATTACTTTGATTTTCATTCCTGAAACAAAGAGGAAAGAATTAGAAATGATTGAAAAAGTAACTAGTAGCTAA
- a CDS encoding metallophosphoesterase family protein, whose protein sequence is MSGEIKLMSVTDLHGSEIAYRKALNAAKMHNVDYLIIGGDITSKNIVFIERSGDKYYFNGNEVDIKTVYEDARKYGYYIHVASKDEIQKILENKEFFESVKRTLIEKQIDNWIKIAEEKLTGTNIKVFWSYGNDDPLYLDEVFSKYNIRDEGIFELEEGKTNTLYLISYGYVNPTPFKSYREEQDSTIYIKGEDYLRKIDEPERAILNFHAPPYNTKLDIAIIDGKKREHVGSRGVRDLIEKYRPLLGLHGHIIESPATDKIKNTIVVNPGSLAYEGLLKYSIIVIERKLEGLLVKYKIKGAAILSG, encoded by the coding sequence ATGTCCGGAGAAATTAAACTAATGTCTGTCACAGACTTACACGGATCAGAAATAGCCTATAGAAAAGCACTAAATGCTGCAAAGATGCATAACGTTGATTACCTAATTATAGGTGGAGATATAACCTCTAAAAATATAGTATTTATAGAAAGAAGTGGAGATAAATATTATTTTAATGGTAATGAAGTAGATATAAAAACTGTTTATGAGGATGCAAGAAAATATGGGTACTATATCCACGTGGCTAGCAAAGATGAAATACAGAAAATTCTAGAGAATAAAGAATTCTTTGAATCTGTAAAGAGAACTTTAATAGAGAAACAAATAGACAACTGGATTAAGATAGCTGAAGAAAAATTAACTGGAACTAATATAAAGGTATTCTGGAGTTACGGTAACGATGATCCGTTATATCTGGATGAGGTATTTTCTAAATATAACATAAGAGATGAGGGGATATTTGAACTTGAAGAAGGAAAGACAAATACTCTGTATTTAATTTCTTATGGATACGTTAATCCCACGCCTTTTAAAAGTTATAGGGAAGAGCAAGATTCTACAATTTATATAAAAGGAGAAGATTATTTAAGGAAAATAGACGAACCAGAAAGAGCTATATTAAACTTTCATGCCCCACCATATAATACTAAATTAGATATTGCTATAATTGATGGTAAGAAAAGAGAACATGTAGGATCTAGAGGAGTTAGAGATTTAATCGAAAAATATAGACCTTTACTTGGCTTGCATGGTCATATAATAGAGTCTCCTGCAACTGATAAGATTAAAAATACGATAGTTGTCAATCCTGGAAGTTTAGCCTATGAGGGATTGTTAAAGTATTCAATAATAGTAATAGAAAGAAAACTTGAAGGTTTACTTGTTAAATATAAAATAAAAGGAGCTGCTATCTTGTCTGGATGA
- a CDS encoding class I SAM-dependent methyltransferase → MEMKEDEIKLMNMNAYEYIVHRRKPLEIKMNESPAGDIGCGSGQNCKLLKGFVICLDIAEKQLKEAKKRGCENLIQADMEFLPFRDSSFKLLMYIASIHQLPSPNNALSEATRVLKKGGKIIITVWLRQIRFLFRKEVIVKSNINGVVVMRYYRLYWPWELKKICEKKGFVTLDYKVYRVRSILPNNAIYIGYKNT, encoded by the coding sequence ATGGAAATGAAAGAGGATGAAATAAAGCTCATGAATATGAATGCTTACGAGTACATAGTACATAGGAGAAAACCATTAGAGATTAAAATGAATGAAAGTCCAGCAGGAGATATTGGTTGTGGATCTGGGCAAAATTGTAAACTATTAAAAGGATTTGTAATATGCCTTGACATAGCAGAGAAACAGCTTAAGGAAGCTAAGAAAAGGGGGTGTGAAAATTTAATTCAAGCTGATATGGAATTCCTTCCTTTTAGAGATTCTTCATTTAAGCTTTTGATGTATATCGCTTCGATACATCAATTGCCATCTCCAAATAACGCACTATCTGAAGCAACGAGAGTGCTTAAAAAAGGTGGAAAGATAATTATTACAGTTTGGCTGAGACAAATTAGATTTTTATTCAGAAAGGAAGTAATTGTAAAATCTAATATAAACGGTGTAGTCGTAATGAGGTACTATAGACTATACTGGCCTTGGGAGCTAAAAAAGATATGCGAGAAAAAGGGGTTCGTAACTTTAGATTATAAAGTTTATAGAGTAAGATCTATATTACCTAATAATGCGATTTATATAGGATATAAAAATACTTGA
- a CDS encoding molybdopterin-dependent oxidoreductase: MIACTRDCYDTCIFDSKYKPLNIFPVNGFTCSRGIADVKRNSINRIKSAYYEGKEITVEEGIRILAKRIREIKPEEILHIDYDGNQGLLTWYYPARLWNYLGSSSTDYSICSAEGHETIKAHYGSSFGALPEDFAKFSSVVFWGSEASISFIHGWKILKDKYKVTIDVRKSETAKRSDKYYIIKPGSDVYLAIGILKKLVEKGKIRDAELQDKVAPFNYSLIEEATSLKEKDIEDLADFYFNEKPLTIIGFAIGRSLNGGYAIGVISLIPGLLGIENGFFYSNSQGWGIDFDYLRGTHLYKPRKIINMGDVGDRINEFKIIFVWNSNPLHSLPGGDKIMEAVNDGRVFLVVHDPFWSETAKLANLVFPGLTFLEKEDVVYSYWHNYLVYNEPIINNSLGITEVNLMHKIARELEISEDFIFEDLWKAVEVSLRNTGISVEELKRRKVVKVSPKVTRKFSIEPFPKPDDLEFPQGEFLVYSSHPNYTNSQFKEIYGERKPIVFNSKFEGEGILYTEKGQVRVIFKKAEDLPTGVYFLFKSSLFDLDGKPINSIIDGKKGKFGGTPLLNIKVQAKRVKLFTLNF; the protein is encoded by the coding sequence ATGATTGCTTGTACAAGAGATTGTTACGATACTTGTATATTTGACTCTAAATATAAGCCTTTGAATATCTTCCCAGTTAATGGTTTTACTTGCTCCAGAGGCATTGCAGACGTAAAAAGAAATTCAATTAATAGAATAAAATCTGCTTATTATGAAGGAAAGGAAATTACAGTAGAAGAAGGAATAAGAATTTTAGCTAAAAGAATAAGGGAAATAAAACCTGAAGAAATACTTCATATAGATTACGATGGGAACCAAGGGTTATTAACGTGGTATTATCCAGCAAGGCTTTGGAATTATCTAGGCAGTTCCTCAACAGATTACTCAATATGTAGCGCAGAAGGACATGAAACAATTAAAGCTCATTATGGAAGTAGTTTTGGTGCATTGCCAGAAGATTTTGCTAAATTTTCCTCAGTAGTTTTCTGGGGTAGTGAGGCCTCTATTAGCTTTATTCATGGATGGAAAATTCTTAAAGACAAATATAAAGTAACTATAGACGTAAGAAAAAGCGAAACAGCAAAAAGGAGTGACAAATATTATATTATAAAACCCGGTTCTGACGTTTACCTTGCTATAGGAATATTGAAAAAACTTGTAGAAAAGGGAAAAATACGTGATGCTGAATTGCAAGATAAAGTTGCTCCTTTCAATTACTCGCTGATAGAAGAAGCCACTTCTTTAAAAGAGAAGGACATAGAAGACCTAGCGGATTTTTACTTTAATGAAAAACCTTTAACGATAATTGGGTTTGCCATAGGAAGAAGTTTAAACGGAGGTTATGCTATAGGCGTAATTTCTCTTATACCTGGATTACTAGGTATAGAAAATGGATTTTTCTATTCTAATAGCCAAGGATGGGGAATAGATTTTGATTACCTTAGAGGAACTCACTTGTATAAACCTAGAAAGATTATCAACATGGGCGATGTAGGAGATAGAATAAACGAGTTTAAAATAATCTTTGTTTGGAATTCTAATCCATTGCATTCTCTGCCAGGAGGAGATAAAATTATGGAGGCAGTTAATGATGGAAGAGTTTTTCTAGTAGTACATGATCCTTTCTGGTCCGAGACTGCCAAGCTAGCCAACTTAGTTTTCCCAGGGTTGACTTTCCTAGAAAAAGAAGATGTGGTATATAGTTATTGGCATAATTATCTTGTTTATAATGAGCCCATAATTAACAATTCCTTAGGAATCACTGAAGTTAATTTAATGCATAAAATTGCCAGAGAATTGGAAATTTCGGAGGATTTTATATTTGAAGATCTGTGGAAGGCAGTAGAAGTATCCTTAAGAAACACTGGAATCTCTGTAGAAGAATTAAAAAGGAGAAAAGTAGTTAAAGTATCGCCTAAGGTCACAAGAAAGTTTTCTATAGAACCTTTTCCAAAGCCAGATGACCTAGAATTTCCTCAAGGAGAATTTCTTGTTTATTCCTCTCATCCTAATTATACTAATAGTCAATTTAAAGAGATATACGGCGAGAGAAAGCCTATAGTCTTTAATTCAAAATTTGAAGGAGAAGGAATTTTATACACGGAAAAAGGACAAGTAAGAGTAATCTTTAAAAAAGCTGAGGATCTACCAACTGGTGTCTATTTCTTATTTAAATCATCACTCTTTGACCTAGACGGAAAGCCTATAAATTCTATAATAGATGGGAAGAAGGGCAAATTCGGAGGCACTCCACTACTTAATATTAAAGTTCAAGCCAAGCGTGTTAAGCTGTTTACTTTAAATTTCTAA
- a CDS encoding MFS transporter, whose amino-acid sequence MIRTDSRWMISALLFGVVSLPISTLLSLEILNLGGNTIDVDYAISLSNAVLIPASLFWGYASDRFDIRSIILIGFGVSSVSLYLMALACSIILLIILYALFTFFSVSYSTPMNLLVMETTEKSRWAESFSKLSMLTSIGNLVGLILSTILVIFIHIYEIYIVLSIFSIAAFISAYLFTPRVFMGIERVSIVHHKESFFTRLKMHPLFFVHIPPNLHNFKMFRVSRLLKKPINYLPLLYLAIFIFYISSGLFNTLYPVSLYTKGLDKSIVLGIITEGMIAEILTFHLIGKYLEKKDERETSFRALLLRGSSYIAMGISTILSASFTEILGMIFYPLAAGVAFSAYYSASNTLIFKAIGGRNQGRSLGVYSTLVGVALFLGSFASGFISTRFGFITNFAIAGILLFISAFIFKILEEG is encoded by the coding sequence GTGATAAGGACAGACTCTAGGTGGATGATCTCAGCCTTATTATTTGGAGTTGTTTCGTTACCTATTTCTACTTTATTAAGCCTAGAAATCTTAAACTTAGGAGGAAATACCATAGATGTTGATTATGCTATATCACTTTCCAATGCAGTCCTAATACCGGCATCTTTATTTTGGGGGTACGCATCTGACAGATTTGATATAAGAAGTATAATACTAATAGGCTTTGGAGTTTCAAGTGTTTCATTATATCTAATGGCGTTAGCGTGTTCTATTATTTTATTAATAATTTTATATGCGCTATTCACTTTCTTCTCTGTATCTTACTCTACTCCAATGAATTTACTGGTAATGGAAACTACAGAAAAAAGTAGATGGGCAGAAAGCTTTTCTAAACTTTCAATGCTAACTTCAATAGGAAATCTAGTAGGATTGATATTATCTACAATACTCGTAATTTTCATACATATATATGAGATTTACATTGTGCTTTCAATATTCTCAATAGCGGCTTTCATTTCAGCTTATCTTTTTACACCAAGAGTTTTCATGGGAATAGAAAGAGTTTCAATAGTTCATCATAAGGAATCTTTCTTTACTAGACTAAAAATGCATCCGTTATTTTTCGTCCACATACCTCCAAACTTACATAATTTCAAAATGTTTAGAGTATCTAGGCTTCTAAAGAAGCCAATTAATTATTTACCGCTTCTTTACTTAGCAATATTTATATTTTACATCTCTAGTGGATTATTCAATACATTATATCCTGTTAGTCTTTATACTAAAGGTCTAGATAAGTCTATAGTACTAGGTATAATAACAGAGGGAATGATTGCTGAAATACTCACATTTCATTTAATTGGAAAATATTTAGAAAAGAAGGATGAAAGAGAAACCAGCTTTAGAGCTTTATTATTAAGAGGAAGTAGTTACATAGCTATGGGAATTTCCACAATTTTGTCTGCATCGTTTACAGAAATACTTGGAATGATATTTTATCCTTTAGCAGCAGGAGTAGCTTTTTCTGCTTATTATTCGGCATCAAATACACTAATTTTTAAGGCAATAGGTGGTAGAAACCAAGGTAGGAGCCTTGGAGTATATAGTACTTTAGTGGGAGTAGCACTATTTCTAGGCTCTTTTGCATCAGGTTTTATTTCTACAAGATTTGGATTTATTACTAACTTCGCAATAGCAGGTATATTACTATTTATATCAGCATTTATCTTCAAAATACTAGAAGAAGGATAA
- a CDS encoding DUF1634 domain-containing protein, with the protein MDLDYVTGMIMRIGVILSISLVALGVILILVEGHACSYSESVLFSRTSYVNSSIANLSYIIKGFTNISGLSFIYLGLIILVSVPILRTALALVYFAYEKNKLYIILTIIVLFNLVFAILFLPSIIK; encoded by the coding sequence ATGGATCTAGATTACGTAACTGGAATGATAATGAGAATAGGAGTAATACTAAGCATTTCTCTAGTTGCACTAGGAGTAATTCTAATATTAGTAGAAGGTCATGCATGCAGTTATTCAGAGTCTGTACTTTTCTCTAGAACTTCGTATGTTAACTCGTCAATAGCTAATCTTAGTTATATAATAAAAGGATTTACAAATATAAGCGGTCTTTCGTTTATATACCTAGGTTTAATTATACTTGTTTCCGTTCCAATACTAAGAACTGCGTTAGCCTTAGTATATTTTGCTTACGAAAAAAATAAGCTCTATATTATTCTAACGATAATAGTTCTATTCAACCTGGTATTTGCAATACTATTCTTACCTTCTATTATAAAATAA
- a CDS encoding tRNA uridine(34) 5-carboxymethylaminomethyl modification radical SAM/GNAT enzyme Elp3, whose protein sequence is MTHPHRCPHGKCIFCPGGVEYNTPQSYYGREPTLMRAIENNFDPYCQVRSRLEQYFENGHFPNKVELIIMGGTFLSLPLDYQDWFVTNALEAMNNFPKKKERGKFVYLEEAQLRNETAQIRCVGMTIETKPDWSKEWHANQMLRLGATKVELGVQTIYDDILKKVNRGHTVKDSIESTRILKDSGFKIVYHIMLGLPGADPDKDLETIKEIFTNPDFMPDMLKIYPTLVVETAPLAELWKRGLYTPYDTDTLVEIISEAYRYIPKWVRIMRIQRDIPANIILAGNKKGNLRELVEKRAEEKGIEIKEIRYREVGVAWLHRKIKPDRISLHKEIYEASGGTEVFLSFESDNGLIIGYLRLRKPGNSHRKEIDEKTTIVRELHVYGEEVPIGEKKDEAYQHKGYGSALLKEAERISLEEFDAKKILVLSGIGVREYYRQKGYIRYGPYMAKQLA, encoded by the coding sequence ATGACTCATCCACATAGGTGCCCTCATGGTAAGTGTATTTTTTGCCCTGGAGGAGTTGAGTACAATACTCCTCAAAGTTATTATGGTAGAGAACCTACATTGATGAGAGCTATAGAGAATAATTTTGATCCCTATTGCCAGGTCAGATCTAGACTAGAGCAATACTTTGAGAATGGCCACTTTCCTAATAAGGTAGAATTAATTATAATGGGTGGGACGTTTCTTTCTTTGCCTTTAGATTACCAAGATTGGTTTGTTACTAACGCATTAGAGGCAATGAATAATTTCCCTAAAAAGAAAGAGAGAGGCAAATTTGTGTATCTAGAGGAAGCGCAACTAAGAAATGAGACTGCTCAAATTAGATGCGTTGGAATGACTATAGAAACTAAACCTGATTGGAGCAAGGAATGGCATGCTAACCAAATGCTTAGGCTCGGTGCAACTAAAGTTGAGTTGGGAGTTCAAACAATTTATGACGATATACTTAAGAAGGTCAATAGAGGACATACAGTTAAGGATAGTATCGAATCTACTAGAATATTAAAAGACTCAGGATTTAAGATAGTGTATCATATAATGTTAGGCTTACCTGGAGCTGATCCAGATAAGGATTTAGAGACGATAAAAGAAATTTTTACTAATCCAGATTTTATGCCTGATATGTTAAAAATTTACCCTACTCTCGTAGTTGAAACTGCTCCCTTAGCAGAGTTATGGAAAAGAGGATTGTATACTCCTTATGATACTGATACTTTAGTTGAAATAATTTCTGAGGCGTACCGTTACATACCAAAGTGGGTAAGGATTATGAGAATACAGAGAGATATCCCAGCAAACATTATATTGGCAGGAAATAAGAAGGGAAATTTAAGAGAACTAGTTGAGAAAAGAGCTGAAGAAAAGGGAATAGAAATTAAAGAAATAAGGTATAGGGAAGTTGGAGTTGCCTGGCTACATAGGAAGATAAAACCCGATAGAATATCCCTACATAAAGAAATTTACGAGGCAAGTGGAGGTACAGAAGTTTTCTTATCATTCGAGAGCGATAATGGACTTATAATAGGCTATCTGAGGTTAAGGAAACCAGGGAATTCGCATAGGAAAGAAATTGATGAGAAGACAACAATTGTTAGAGAATTGCACGTATATGGAGAAGAAGTACCTATAGGTGAAAAGAAAGATGAAGCTTATCAACATAAGGGTTACGGTTCTGCTTTACTCAAAGAAGCTGAAAGAATTTCATTAGAGGAATTTGACGCTAAAAAGATTCTCGTTCTTTCTGGCATTGGAGTAAGGGAGTATTATAGACAAAAAGGGTACATAAGGTATGGGCCATATATGGCTAAGCAGTTAGCGTAG
- a CDS encoding NAD(P)/FAD-dependent oxidoreductase has protein sequence MQEEIYDVVIVGAGIAGLSAALYTSRQRMSTLVVSKDLGGQLNLTQLIENYPAISADTGLGLASKVEAQAKKFGAKFIYGEEINGLRKEGDIFILKGLKGEYKARTVILAFGKSPRELKVPGENELKGKGVSYCAICDAAFFKDVPAAVVGEGDPGLDAVELLGKYAKPTYYISRSFQLAGEPDLVNSVLSNKNIQLFLGYRVLEIKGNSKVQGIVIENLKTKEVKELQVEGVIIEMGYVLNTDFLKGLIKLNDKGEIIVDDLARTSMEGVFAAGDITQVPYKQAVIAAADGVKAALSAYNYLRSKQGLPPVNVDWKAEKKKTVVSFRL, from the coding sequence ATGCAAGAAGAAATATATGATGTAGTAATTGTAGGGGCAGGAATTGCAGGGTTAAGCGCAGCCTTATATACTTCAAGGCAAAGGATGTCAACTTTAGTAGTTTCAAAAGATCTTGGTGGTCAGTTAAATTTAACACAATTAATAGAAAATTATCCTGCTATAAGTGCAGATACCGGTTTAGGCTTAGCATCAAAAGTAGAAGCACAAGCTAAGAAGTTTGGTGCTAAGTTTATCTATGGAGAAGAAATAAACGGATTAAGGAAAGAAGGTGACATTTTCATACTAAAAGGACTAAAAGGAGAATACAAAGCAAGGACAGTAATTTTAGCATTTGGTAAGTCTCCAAGAGAATTAAAAGTTCCTGGAGAAAACGAATTAAAAGGTAAAGGAGTTTCTTATTGTGCTATATGTGATGCGGCATTTTTTAAAGACGTACCTGCAGCTGTTGTGGGTGAAGGAGATCCAGGGCTAGATGCTGTAGAGCTACTTGGTAAATACGCTAAACCCACTTACTATATCTCTAGGAGTTTTCAATTGGCAGGAGAACCAGATCTTGTAAATTCTGTTTTATCTAACAAGAACATTCAACTTTTCTTAGGATATAGAGTCTTAGAAATTAAAGGTAATTCTAAAGTTCAAGGAATAGTTATTGAGAATTTAAAAACTAAGGAAGTTAAAGAGTTACAAGTAGAAGGAGTAATAATTGAAATGGGATATGTGTTAAATACCGATTTTCTGAAAGGTTTAATTAAATTAAATGATAAAGGAGAAATTATAGTTGATGATCTAGCTAGAACATCAATGGAAGGAGTCTTTGCTGCAGGTGATATAACTCAAGTGCCTTATAAACAAGCAGTAATAGCAGCAGCCGATGGAGTTAAAGCTGCCTTATCTGCTTATAACTATTTAAGGAGTAAGCAAGGTTTACCCCCTGTAAATGTAGATTGGAAAGCTGAGAAGAAGAAGACTGTTGTGTCATTTAGATTATGA
- a CDS encoding sulfite exporter TauE/SafE family protein produces MLTGIPLFLSVLFSSLLAGYLGSLTGLGGGTILVPILTLYDGIPIEYATGASLISTIATSSGAASAYLKDKIINLKIGTSLQVATTSGAIAGSLTVTYIYSHHLEPIIYVVFGIVLLGSVYPTIKRGKFEIPKNSDPDWSTKFFQMHGEYYDMALQKKVEYWGVRWVQGALVMFVAGYVSGLLGIGSGALKVIGMDWVMNLPIKVTTTTSNFMIGVTAATSSGIYWVFGYIQPLIAAATSIGVLIGAFIGTKTLVKLKNKRIRTIFTILLAFLGIQMILRGLGIY; encoded by the coding sequence ATGTTAACGGGTATACCACTTTTTTTATCAGTACTTTTTTCCTCACTTTTAGCGGGCTATTTAGGATCCTTAACTGGACTCGGAGGAGGAACGATTTTAGTACCTATACTAACTTTATATGATGGAATACCAATAGAATACGCCACTGGTGCTAGTTTAATTTCTACTATTGCAACATCTAGCGGTGCAGCAAGCGCCTATTTAAAGGATAAGATAATTAATTTAAAAATAGGCACATCTTTACAAGTAGCAACAACTTCTGGTGCAATAGCGGGATCATTAACCGTAACTTATATTTATTCTCACCACTTGGAGCCAATAATATATGTAGTATTTGGAATAGTTCTCTTAGGTTCTGTATATCCTACGATTAAAAGGGGCAAATTTGAAATACCTAAGAATTCAGACCCAGATTGGTCAACTAAATTCTTCCAAATGCATGGAGAATACTACGATATGGCATTACAAAAGAAAGTTGAATATTGGGGCGTTAGATGGGTTCAAGGTGCTTTAGTAATGTTTGTTGCTGGTTATGTTTCAGGATTGCTTGGAATAGGTAGTGGGGCTTTAAAGGTTATAGGAATGGATTGGGTTATGAATCTACCAATAAAAGTTACTACAACTACTAGTAACTTCATGATAGGAGTCACTGCGGCCACAAGTAGCGGTATATATTGGGTTTTTGGGTATATACAGCCATTAATAGCCGCCGCCACTAGCATAGGAGTGCTAATAGGTGCATTTATAGGTACAAAGACTCTAGTTAAATTAAAGAATAAAAGGATAAGAACAATATTTACGATCTTATTAGCTTTCCTTGGTATACAAATGATATTAAGGGGATTGGGGATCTATTAA
- a CDS encoding DUF2299 domain-containing protein, producing MDNEIKKWIQELGLMINVPPQAKEPFHVVMYPPQGGGPTLEVVRPPNQNLYIVIMGVGIHEIHQNALKEMKEDERRKFLNELKYDLLKMGVDIIFMPVGQEIPSAIQVSRVLLPDNLTANEFVNAVYIVRNAGLYIIFKFSDTFGTPQGKGGNIRYI from the coding sequence ATGGATAATGAAATAAAAAAATGGATCCAAGAGTTAGGCTTAATGATAAATGTCCCACCACAAGCAAAGGAACCATTCCACGTTGTAATGTATCCTCCTCAAGGTGGAGGACCTACATTAGAAGTAGTAAGACCTCCTAATCAAAACCTATACATAGTGATTATGGGAGTAGGAATACATGAAATACATCAGAACGCACTAAAGGAGATGAAAGAGGATGAAAGAAGAAAGTTCCTCAACGAACTAAAATACGATTTACTAAAAATGGGCGTAGATATAATTTTCATGCCAGTTGGACAAGAAATACCAAGTGCAATTCAAGTATCGAGAGTTCTATTGCCAGATAACCTTACTGCAAATGAGTTCGTAAATGCTGTATACATAGTAAGGAATGCGGGCCTCTATATTATATTCAAATTCTCTGATACTTTCGGCACACCTCAGGGTAAAGGAGGAAATATTAGATATATCTAA